A window from Planococcus maritimus encodes these proteins:
- a CDS encoding cytochrome C oxidase subunit II, with protein MLKETAKSKEVEKVDKKQSDHEVNLKGTLISVFFVGVVIVAMWVAVYLMYVAR; from the coding sequence ATGCTAAAGGAAACAGCAAAAAGCAAAGAGGTGGAGAAAGTGGATAAGAAGCAATCGGATCATGAGGTCAACTTGAAGGGGACACTCATCAGCGTATTCTTCGTCGGCGTCGTTATTGTTGCCATGTGGGTTGCCGTCTATTTGATGTACGTAGCGAGATAG
- a CDS encoding b(o/a)3-type cytochrome-c oxidase subunit 1, producing MIAQPERKIALWHLGVAYTAFLIGTLMGVLQVFIRNDALQLPAWLDYYQILTAHGVLLALIYTTFFIFAFFITGMSKSLGSFGPKVRLFSWIGLWVTLLGTIMATVLIIAGEASVLYTFYAPLKANGFYYVGLALVIVGTWISSFALVGHYMVWRRNHKGQLSPLFAFMTVTTIILWIIACLGVVATVLFQYIPWAFGWTDTINVELSRSLFWYFGHPLVYFWLLPAYIAWYTIVPKLLGVKVFSDSLARLAFVLFILFSIPVGFHHQLTEPGISNFWKFLQVVLTFMVIVPSLMTAFSMFATFEISGRQKGGTGLFGWFKKLPWRDVRFTSIFIAMAFFIPGGAGGIINASFQLNEVVHNTLWIVGHFHITVGTPVAMTFMGLTFWLIPYLTGRRFTKRMQRLGFVQIITWSIGMLLMSTAQHVLGLMGAPRRTAYSGYNDHPSAMEWFDGIISNHVTMAIGGTILFLSAMILMYIVIMTMFVSPKAETPDQMVEFPLAESDMSNTPKWLENWWIWIGIAAALIIIAYAIPLTHMIQHAPPGSKGFITW from the coding sequence ATGATTGCCCAACCAGAACGTAAAATCGCTTTATGGCATTTAGGTGTTGCTTATACCGCATTTTTAATCGGCACGCTCATGGGCGTCTTGCAAGTCTTTATCCGCAATGATGCTCTCCAGCTTCCTGCTTGGCTTGATTATTACCAAATTCTTACCGCGCACGGTGTCTTGCTTGCACTTATTTATACGACCTTTTTCATCTTCGCCTTCTTTATTACCGGTATGAGCAAAAGCCTCGGCAGCTTCGGCCCGAAAGTCCGCCTGTTCTCATGGATTGGCTTGTGGGTAACGCTTCTCGGGACAATTATGGCTACAGTGCTGATCATCGCTGGGGAAGCTTCAGTTCTTTATACCTTTTATGCCCCGCTGAAAGCGAACGGTTTTTATTATGTTGGCTTGGCACTCGTCATCGTTGGCACATGGATTTCGAGTTTTGCTTTGGTCGGCCACTATATGGTGTGGCGCCGCAACCATAAAGGGCAACTGAGCCCCTTGTTTGCCTTTATGACGGTTACGACCATCATTTTGTGGATCATCGCCTGTCTCGGAGTGGTGGCGACCGTATTGTTTCAATACATCCCATGGGCATTCGGTTGGACGGATACGATCAATGTGGAATTGAGCCGTTCGCTGTTCTGGTATTTCGGCCACCCGCTTGTGTATTTCTGGCTGCTTCCGGCGTACATTGCCTGGTATACGATCGTGCCGAAACTGCTTGGCGTGAAAGTGTTTAGTGATTCCTTGGCGCGTCTTGCGTTCGTCTTGTTCATCTTATTCTCGATTCCGGTTGGGTTTCATCACCAATTGACAGAACCGGGCATCTCGAACTTCTGGAAGTTCTTGCAGGTTGTCTTGACGTTCATGGTCATCGTGCCGTCGCTCATGACCGCATTCTCGATGTTTGCGACTTTTGAAATTTCAGGGCGCCAAAAAGGCGGCACCGGTTTGTTCGGCTGGTTCAAGAAATTGCCATGGCGGGATGTCCGTTTCACCTCGATTTTCATCGCCATGGCGTTCTTCATTCCTGGCGGCGCTGGCGGGATTATCAATGCCAGTTTCCAATTGAATGAAGTCGTCCATAATACCTTATGGATTGTCGGGCATTTCCATATTACCGTGGGAACGCCTGTCGCGATGACGTTTATGGGCTTAACCTTCTGGCTCATCCCGTACTTAACGGGGCGCCGTTTCACGAAGCGCATGCAACGCCTTGGCTTTGTCCAAATCATCACGTGGTCGATTGGCATGCTGCTCATGTCTACCGCTCAGCACGTATTAGGCTTGATGGGGGCTCCGCGCCGTACAGCTTACAGTGGCTATAACGATCATCCGTCGGCGATGGAATGGTTTGACGGCATCATCTCTAACCATGTGACGATGGCGATCGGCGGTACGATTCTGTTCCTGTCTGCCATGATTTTGATGTATATCGTCATCATGACGATGTTCGTTTCGCCAAAAGCGGAAACGCCTGACCAGATGGTGGAATTTCCGCTGGCGGAAAGCGATATGTCCAACACGCCGAAATGGCTTGAGAACTGGTGGATATGGATTGGTATTGCCGCCGCGTTGATCATCATTGCATACGCGATTCCACTGACCCACATGATTCAACATGCACCACCTGGCTCGAAAGGATTTATCACATGGTAG
- a CDS encoding cytochrome c oxidase subunit II yields the protein MHFHKYEKIWLSFGIVSLIVFLSVVGVSAFSQNHTPSGGMDTIDPEKVNETAPFDNPGVTQLDEDTYQVAIVALAFGYNAPDLRVPAGKEIIFKVTSTDVVHSFTIDNTKVNMMVVPGRITTKSYTFEEPGKYLILCNEYCGTGHHMMSTEIEVY from the coding sequence ATGCATTTCCATAAATACGAGAAAATTTGGCTCAGTTTCGGCATCGTCTCACTCATCGTCTTTTTGAGCGTCGTCGGCGTCAGTGCATTTTCGCAAAATCACACGCCGTCCGGGGGAATGGACACCATCGACCCAGAGAAAGTGAACGAAACCGCTCCATTCGATAACCCAGGCGTGACGCAATTGGACGAAGATACTTACCAAGTAGCAATCGTCGCACTGGCTTTCGGCTACAACGCACCGGACTTGCGAGTGCCGGCCGGCAAAGAAATCATTTTTAAAGTCACCAGCACAGATGTCGTGCACAGCTTTACGATCGATAACACGAAAGTCAATATGATGGTCGTTCCCGGGCGGATCACGACCAAATCTTACACATTTGAAGAACCTGGCAAGTATTTGATTCTATGCAACGAATACTGTGGCACTGGCCACCATATGATGTCTACGGAAATTGAGGTGTACTGA